The following are from one region of the Mangifera indica cultivar Alphonso chromosome 14, CATAS_Mindica_2.1, whole genome shotgun sequence genome:
- the LOC123195966 gene encoding la-related protein 6B-like gives MAQEDSLVEMLDSTYASDQSKSSSSDLSRSASFSKLNACAPEFVPARSSTTISTASASQSQVQLQVPPPPRVMMPPPPAFHNHYPPRGYSPHQGMAFHMPMQNHVISVHHPNHHHQIQHHVLVQNYHNHHHHTYRNHNQSHHNQKHNHIHRHDEGNQEVELAVEDQKGQKDQHHAGLSDESTQKILNQVEYYFSDLNLATTDHLMRFIHKDPEGYVPVSVVASFKKIKALINSHSQLANVLRNSSKLVVSEDGKKVKRLNPLTESDMEELQSRIVLAENLPEDHCHQNLMKIFSAVGSVKTIRTCLPQHSGCGALSASRSTKGDSMLFSNKLHAFVEYETIELAEKAIADLNNEGNWRSGLRVCLMQRHVSKNPHSRGRKGHEGEWHYEEEDPSLSEHHSNEKQLEDHHQQQYDHHSHEYMGEQYVNDKEGEHKKGQNKGRGKGRGQGDRGQYHHNNHNCGHHVGTPPSNNMINNEQLTIGKPPPGPRMPDGTRGFAMGRGKPVAVNNS, from the exons atggcaCAAGAAGATTCTCTAGTTGAAATGCTAGATTCAACCTATGCTAGTGATCAGTCTAAATCGTCGTCTTCTGATCTGTCGCGATCGGCGTCGTTCAGTAAGCTTAACGCGTGCGCTCCAGAGTTCGTTCCCGCGCGATCTTCTACGACGATTTCGACAGCGTCGGCGTCTCAGTCGCAGGTGCAATTACAAGTGCCGCCGCCGCCAAGAGTTATGATGCCTCCGCCGCCGGCGTTTCATAATCATTATCCACCACGTGGTTATTCTCCGCATCAAGGGATGGCGTTTCATATGCCGATGCAGAATCACGTGATTTCGGTTCATCATCCTAATCATCATCACCAGATTCAACATCACGTGCTGGTTCAGAATTATCATAACCATCACCATCACACTTATCGAAATCACAATCAGAGTCATCATAATCAGAAGCATAATCACATTCATCGTCATGACGAAGGAAATCAGGAGGTTGAGCTTGCAGTCGAGGATCAGAAAGGTCAGAAGGATCAGCATCACGCTGGGTTATCTGATGAATCAACTCAGAAGATTTTGAATCAG GTGGAGTATTATTTCAGTGATTTAAACTTGGCCACTACGGATCATCTTATGAGGTTCATTCACAAGGATCCTGAAGGATATG TGCCAGTATCTGTTGTTGCatcttttaagaaaattaaagcacTCATAAATAGTCATTCCCAGCTTGCCAATGTTTTACGGAACTCATCAAAGCTT GTTGTTAGTGAAGATGGAAAGAAAGTGAAACGTCTGAATCCTCTAACTGAATCAGATATGGAAGAATTACAA TCTCGCATAGTCCTCGCTGAGAATTTACCTGAGGATCATTGCCACCAAAATCTTATGAAGATTTTTTCTGCTGTTGGGAG TGTTAAGACTATACGTACTTGTTTGCCCCAACATTCTGGTTGTGGGGCTCTGTCAGCATCTAGATCGACAAAAGGGGACAGCATGCTTTTCAGTAACAAG TTGCATGCATTTGTGGAATATGAAACCATTGAGCTTGCTGAGAAAGCG ATTGCAGACCTGAACAATGAGGGAAACTGGAGGAGCGGTCTTCGGGTCTGTTTAATGCAAAGACATGTG TCGAAAAACCCTCATTCTAGAGGTAGAAAAGGGCATGAAGGGGAGTGGCACTATGAGGAAGAAGATCCTTCCTTATCCGAGCATCATTCAAATGAGAAACAACTGGAAGACCATCACCAGCAACAATACGATCATCATTCACATGAATATATG GGAGAGCAGTATGTAAACGACAAAGAGGGTGAACACAAAAAAGGGCAAAACAAGGGCCGTGGTAAGGGACGTGGACAAGGCGACCGTGGCCAATATCATCACAATAACCATAACTGTGGGCATCATGTGGGAACACCACCATCAAATAATATGATCAATAATGAGCAGCTAACCATAGGCAAGCCACCTCCAGGGCCTCGAATGCCGGATGGAACAAGAGGATTTGCTATGGGTCGGGGGAAACCAGTTGCTGTGAATAACTCATGA
- the LOC123195967 gene encoding outer envelope pore protein 37, chloroplastic-like translates to MAESPPPPPISSSLALPQSQIPNHMVPPPLPPPPPPPQPQPLFSFIKRPSLRLTSEFDSDASIFFHKISTKLFHSLAKFKFSFQNNSKGEIFQPHLAFSSKHLSIQYDVEEQNALVNSSFDVGPRLHFNVSHDVKAQQGEVAVVADLADPGYALQLSSPVPYVGLPRATFKFPNGEILLEERDDEEEKKILSVSAIAKGQILNGICTAEYQEEEVKLRYSYKDDEMAFIPTISLPSNAISFAFKRQFSPSDKLSYWYNFDSNFWSAVYKHTYGKDFKFKAGYDSGARLGWASLWVGDEVGKAKTAPMKMKVQFMLQVPQDDIKSSALMFRIKKRWDI, encoded by the exons ATGGCTgaatcaccaccaccaccaccaatcTCTTCCTCTCTTGCTCTTCCACAATCCCAAATCCCTAACCACATGGTTCCTCCTCCCTTGCCTCCTCCACCACCTCCTCCTCAGCCTCAGCCGCTCTTTTCCTTCATCAAAAGGCCATCACTTAGACTCACTTCAGAGTTTGACAGTGACGCCTCCATTTTCTTCCACAAAATCTCCACCAAGCTCTTTCATAGCCTTGCCAAGTTCAAATTTTCCTTCCAGAATAACAGTAAAGGTGAAATCTTTCAACCCCACTTGGCTTTCTCTTCCAAACACCTCTCTATTCAGTATGATGTCGAAGAACAAAATGCCCTCGTTAATTCCTCCTTTGATGTTGGCCCTAGGCTCCACTTTAATGTTTCCCATGATGTCAAG GCTCAACAAGGAGAAGTGGCTGTGGTTGCAGACCTAGCTGATCCTGGCTATGCATTGCAGTTGTCGTCTCCAGTTCCATATGTTGGTTTG CCGAGAGCAACTTTCAAATTTCCAAATGGTGAAATTTTGTTGGAGGAAAGAGATGacgaagaagagaagaaaatattgtCGGTAAGTGCTATTGCAAAGGGTCAGATTTTGAATGGGATCTGCACTGCTGAATACCAGGAGGAGGAAGTGAAACTAAGATACTCCTACAAG GATGATGAAATGGCATTCATTCCAACCATTTCACTTCCTTCAAATGCCATATCATTTGCGTTCAAGCGCCAGTTCAGTCCATCTGATAAGTTGAG CTACTGGTACAATTTTGATTCCAACTTCTGGAGTGCAGTGTACAAGCACACGTATGGCAAAGACTTCAAATTCAAAGCTGGTTATGATTCAGGGGCTCGTCTAGGCTGGGCATCTCTCTGG GTCGGAGATGAAGTGGGCAAGGCAAAGACAGCGCCAATGAAGATGAAAGTCCAATTCATGCTCCAAGTGCCACAAGATGACATAAAATCATCGGCGTTAATGTTCCGCATCAAAAAGAGGTGGGATATATAG
- the LOC123195870 gene encoding inositol 1,3,4-trisphosphate 5/6-kinase 4-like isoform X2, translated as MVWLMLTAIVFDVEDFKELNVPLPAVVQEYINQSSTLFKFYVLGENVFHTVEKSIPNSTTLRKSYKRNSSRPIMFNSLKSLPNYAETRDLGDAVSCKVDLDLKLVKDAAKWIARTLDLAIFGFDVVVQDGTGDHVIVDVNYFPSFKEVHNDIAIPAFWDAIKMKYISKKTALKASSS; from the exons ATGGTGTGGCTGATGCTCACG GCAATTGTCTTTGACGTAGAAGACTTTAAGGAACTGAATGTTCCTCTTCCTGCTGTTGTTCAG GAATACATCAACCAGTCATCCACTCTGTTCAAGTTTTATGTCTTGGGTGAGAATGTTTTCCACACAGTTGAGAAGTCAATCCCAAATTCCACAACTTTGAGGAAGTCATATAAAAGAAACAGCTCTAGACCTATAATGTTCAACAG TTTGAAGTCTCTTCCTAACTATGCTGAAACTCGGGATCTGGGAGATGCAGTGTCCTGTAAGGTTGATCTTGATCTCAAGCTGGTCAAAGATGCTGCAAAATGGATTGCAAGAACACTTGATCTTGCAATATTTGGCTTTGATGTCGTT GTTCAAGACGGCACCGGTGACCATGTTATTGTGGACGTAAACTACTTCCCATCATTCAAAGAAGTACATAATGATATCGCCATACCAGCCTTCTGGGATGCCATTAAAATGAAGTATATATCAAAGAAAACAGCACTCAAGGCTTCCTCATCTTAA
- the LOC123195870 gene encoding inositol 1,3,4-trisphosphate 5/6-kinase 4-like isoform X1, producing MQKDPGKVNDFNESDLAQRLSEAKLSFPCIVKPQVAYGVADAHGMAIVFDVEDFKELNVPLPAVVQEYINQSSTLFKFYVLGENVFHTVEKSIPNSTTLRKSYKRNSSRPIMFNSLKSLPNYAETRDLGDAVSCKVDLDLKLVKDAAKWIARTLDLAIFGFDVVVQDGTGDHVIVDVNYFPSFKEVHNDIAIPAFWDAIKMKYISKKTALKASSS from the exons ATGCAAAAGGATCCAGGAAAG GTTAATGATTTTAACGAATCTGATTTGGCACAAAGACTATCAGAAGCTAAATTATCCTTTCCATGTATAGTGAAACCTCAAGTTGCTTATGGTGTGGCTGATGCTCACGGTatg GCAATTGTCTTTGACGTAGAAGACTTTAAGGAACTGAATGTTCCTCTTCCTGCTGTTGTTCAG GAATACATCAACCAGTCATCCACTCTGTTCAAGTTTTATGTCTTGGGTGAGAATGTTTTCCACACAGTTGAGAAGTCAATCCCAAATTCCACAACTTTGAGGAAGTCATATAAAAGAAACAGCTCTAGACCTATAATGTTCAACAG TTTGAAGTCTCTTCCTAACTATGCTGAAACTCGGGATCTGGGAGATGCAGTGTCCTGTAAGGTTGATCTTGATCTCAAGCTGGTCAAAGATGCTGCAAAATGGATTGCAAGAACACTTGATCTTGCAATATTTGGCTTTGATGTCGTT GTTCAAGACGGCACCGGTGACCATGTTATTGTGGACGTAAACTACTTCCCATCATTCAAAGAAGTACATAATGATATCGCCATACCAGCCTTCTGGGATGCCATTAAAATGAAGTATATATCAAAGAAAACAGCACTCAAGGCTTCCTCATCTTAA